Proteins co-encoded in one Mycobacterium mantenii genomic window:
- a CDS encoding DUF4192 domain-containing protein, with amino-acid sequence MTTDGPDFKLNRPGALIAALPAVLGFVPENSLVLVSLDGGDLGAVMRVDLSDELAARVGHLAEVAAAAQPDAAIAVIVDAEGAHCPCCNEDYRLVCGALAKSLSEHDIELWAAHVVDRVALGGRWHCVDGCGSSGLVDDPSASPLAAAAVLDGRRLYARRTDLQALIAVEDMARSAKLTAVIDRQEARRWAAHRADPARCARADVKHAMAAASRVAAGQALTTAQLAKLGCALSDAQVRDILYALAVGERADEAESLWALLARTLPPPWRVEALVLLAFSAYARGDGPLAGVSLEAALRCEPGHRMAGMLDTALQSGLRPEDIRDLALTGYRLAERLGVRLPPRRPLGRRAG; translated from the coding sequence ATGACCACGGATGGACCTGACTTCAAACTGAACCGACCCGGCGCACTCATCGCCGCGCTGCCGGCCGTTCTCGGCTTCGTTCCCGAAAATTCATTGGTACTGGTGTCTTTGGACGGTGGCGACCTCGGCGCCGTGATGCGGGTCGACCTCTCCGATGAGCTCGCCGCGCGGGTCGGACACCTCGCGGAGGTCGCCGCCGCGGCCCAGCCCGACGCCGCGATCGCGGTCATCGTCGACGCGGAGGGGGCGCACTGCCCATGCTGCAACGAGGATTACCGGCTGGTGTGCGGCGCGCTCGCAAAGTCGTTGTCCGAGCACGACATCGAGCTATGGGCCGCACACGTGGTCGACCGGGTCGCCCTCGGTGGGCGCTGGCACTGCGTGGACGGTTGCGGTTCGAGCGGGCTCGTCGACGATCCGTCGGCGTCGCCGCTGGCAGCCGCGGCGGTGCTCGACGGCAGGCGGCTGTACGCGCGCCGAACCGACCTGCAGGCTCTCATCGCGGTTGAGGACATGGCGCGCAGCGCCAAATTGACCGCCGTGATCGACCGGCAGGAGGCCAGGCGCTGGGCCGCCCACCGCGCGGATCCGGCTCGTTGCGCCCGCGCCGACGTGAAGCACGCGATGGCGGCCGCGTCCCGAGTCGCCGCGGGCCAGGCGCTGACCACAGCCCAGCTGGCGAAGCTGGGCTGCGCGCTCAGCGACGCGCAGGTGCGCGACATCCTGTACGCCCTGGCGGTCGGTGAGCGCGCCGACGAGGCGGAGTCGTTGTGGGCGCTGCTGGCTCGGACCCTGCCTCCGCCCTGGCGGGTGGAGGCGCTGGTGTTGCTCGCGTTCAGCGCTTACGCGCGCGGCGACGGGCCGCTGGCCGGGGTATCGCTGGAGGCTGCGCTGCGCTGCGAGCCCGGGCATCGGATGGCGGGCATGCTGGACACCGCTTTGCAATCGGGTCTGCGGCCCGAGGACATCCGGGACCTGGCGCTGACCGGCTACCGGCTGGCCGAACGGTTGGGCGTGCGGCTACCGCCGCGAAGGCCGCTAGGCCGCAGGGCGGGATAG
- a CDS encoding metal-dependent transcriptional regulator gives MNDLVDTTEMYLRTIYDLEEEGVTPLRARIAERLDQSGPTVSQTVSRMERDGLLHVAGDRHLELTDKGRALAISVMRKHRLAERLLVDVIGLPWEEVHAEACRWEHVMSEDVERRLVKVLNNPTTSPFGNPIPGLLDLGVGPESWSEDGPLVRLTELPAGAPVAVVVRQLTEHVQGDIDLISRLKDAGVVPNARVTVETSSAGVTIVIPGHENVTLPHEMAHAVKVEKV, from the coding sequence ATGAACGACCTGGTTGACACCACCGAGATGTACTTGCGGACCATCTACGATCTCGAAGAAGAGGGCGTGACGCCGCTGCGTGCCCGAATCGCCGAGCGCCTCGATCAGAGTGGGCCGACTGTCAGCCAAACCGTTTCGCGCATGGAGCGGGACGGTTTACTCCACGTAGCCGGCGACCGCCACCTCGAGCTCACCGACAAGGGCCGCGCGCTGGCCATTTCCGTGATGCGCAAGCATCGCCTCGCCGAACGGCTGCTGGTCGACGTCATCGGGTTGCCCTGGGAAGAGGTCCACGCCGAGGCGTGCCGCTGGGAGCACGTGATGAGCGAGGACGTCGAGCGGCGGTTGGTGAAGGTGCTCAACAACCCGACCACCTCGCCCTTCGGCAACCCGATCCCCGGCCTGCTGGACCTTGGCGTGGGCCCGGAATCCTGGTCGGAGGACGGTCCTTTGGTTCGGCTGACCGAGCTGCCCGCCGGCGCGCCCGTGGCCGTGGTGGTGCGGCAGTTGACCGAACACGTCCAGGGCGACATCGACCTGATCTCTCGCCTGAAGGACGCCGGTGTCGTCCCCAACGCACGGGTCACCGTGGAGACCAGCTCCGCCGGGGTGACCATCGTCATTCCGGGCCACGAGAACGTCACCCTGCCGCACGAGATGGCGCACGCGGTCAAGGTCGAGAAGGTCTGA
- the sigB gene encoding sigma-70 family RNA polymerase sigma factor SigB produces MANASTSRFDGDLDAQSPAADLVRVYLNGIGKTALLNAAGEVELAKRIEAGLYAEHLLATRKRLGENRKRDLEAVVRDGQAARRHLLEANLRLVVSLAKRYTGRGMPLLDLIQEGNLGLIRAMEKFDYTKGFKFSTYATWWIRQAITRGMADQSRTIRLPVHLVEQVNKLARIKREMHQNLGREATDEELAAESGIPVEKINDLLEHSRDPVSLDMPVGSEEEAPLGDFIEDAEAMSAENAVIAELLHTDIRSVLATLDEREHQVIRLRFGLDDGQPRTLDQIGKLFGLSRERVRQIERDVMSKLRNGERADRLRSYAS; encoded by the coding sequence ATGGCGAACGCCAGCACGAGCAGATTTGACGGCGATCTGGATGCTCAAAGCCCCGCAGCGGACCTGGTGCGCGTATATCTGAACGGGATCGGTAAGACGGCACTGCTGAATGCTGCCGGCGAGGTTGAGCTTGCCAAGCGCATCGAAGCCGGACTTTACGCCGAGCATCTGCTTGCGACGCGTAAGCGCCTCGGGGAAAACCGTAAACGCGATCTGGAGGCCGTGGTGCGGGATGGTCAGGCTGCGCGCCGCCACCTGCTGGAAGCGAACCTGCGTCTGGTGGTGTCGCTGGCCAAGCGGTACACGGGTCGGGGCATGCCACTGCTGGACCTGATCCAGGAGGGCAACCTCGGACTGATCCGCGCGATGGAAAAGTTCGACTACACAAAGGGATTCAAGTTCTCGACCTACGCGACGTGGTGGATCCGTCAGGCCATCACGCGCGGCATGGCCGACCAGAGCCGCACCATCCGGCTGCCCGTGCACCTGGTGGAGCAGGTCAACAAGTTGGCGCGGATCAAGCGCGAGATGCACCAGAACCTGGGACGCGAGGCCACCGATGAGGAACTGGCCGCCGAGTCCGGCATCCCGGTCGAAAAGATCAACGACCTGCTCGAGCACAGCCGCGACCCGGTAAGCCTGGACATGCCGGTCGGCTCCGAGGAAGAAGCCCCGCTGGGCGACTTCATCGAGGACGCCGAGGCGATGTCGGCCGAGAACGCGGTGATCGCCGAGCTGCTGCACACCGACATCCGCAGCGTGCTGGCCACCCTGGACGAGCGTGAGCACCAGGTGATCCGGTTGCGGTTCGGCCTGGACGACGGCCAGCCCCGCACCCTCGACCAGATCGGCAAGCTGTTCGGCCTGTCCCGCGAGCGGGTCCGGCAAATCGAGCGCGACGTAATGTCGAAACTCCGCAACGGCGAGCGCGCCGACCGGCTACGGTCGTACGCGAGCTAA
- a CDS encoding DUF3099 domain-containing protein has translation MWDSGEMKHGSDPGFDGRFDDFDGNKGRPVLITAAATSYEEQHRARVRKYLTLMAFRIPALILAAVAYGAWHNGLISLAIVALSIPLPWMAVLIANDRPPRSADEPRRFDSARQRTPLFPRAEHPALEAPRHPQPEGPSGERGGMDHG, from the coding sequence TTGTGGGACAGTGGAGAAATGAAGCACGGCTCCGACCCGGGTTTCGACGGCAGGTTCGATGACTTTGACGGCAACAAAGGCCGGCCAGTGCTCATCACCGCCGCCGCGACCTCGTACGAGGAGCAGCACCGGGCGCGGGTTCGTAAATACCTGACCCTGATGGCCTTCCGGATTCCGGCGCTCATCCTGGCCGCGGTCGCCTACGGCGCGTGGCACAACGGCCTGATCTCCTTAGCGATCGTGGCGCTGTCCATCCCGTTGCCCTGGATGGCCGTGCTGATCGCCAACGACCGGCCGCCGCGCAGTGCCGACGAGCCGCGCCGGTTCGACAGTGCCCGGCAGCGCACCCCACTGTTCCCCCGGGCCGAACATCCCGCGCTCGAGGCCCCGCGACACCCGCAGCCGGAGGGGCCTTCCGGGGAGCGCGGCGGAATGGATCACGGCTAG
- a CDS encoding DUF3039 domain-containing protein — protein sequence MQTQTIERTETDERVDDGTGSDTPKYFHYVKKDKIAESAVMGNHVVALCGEVFPVTKAAKPGSPVCPDCKQIYDRMKKG from the coding sequence ATGCAGACCCAAACGATCGAACGCACCGAGACCGACGAACGCGTCGACGACGGGACCGGCAGCGACACCCCGAAGTACTTTCATTACGTCAAGAAGGACAAGATCGCCGAGAGCGCGGTGATGGGCAACCACGTCGTGGCGTTGTGCGGCGAGGTCTTTCCCGTCACCAAGGCGGCCAAGCCGGGCTCACCGGTCTGCCCGGACTGCAAGCAGATCTACGACCGGATGAAGAAGGGCTGA
- a CDS encoding YihY/virulence factor BrkB family protein: MSEQVAKPSRHHIWRITLRTLSKSWDDSIFSESAQAGFWSALSLPPLLLGLLGTLAYVAPLFGPDMLPSILRQLISTAHSVFSRSVVNEIIEPTVRDIANHARGEVVSLGFIISLWAGSSAISSFVDSVVEAHDQTPLRHPVRQRLFALFLYVVGLVFVVATAPLVVLGPRKVGEHIPVSLANVLRYGYYPALILVLLFGVVILYRVSLPEPLPTHRLIFGAALATTVFVVATLGLRIYLQWITSTGYTYGALSTPIAFLLFSFFGGFAIMIGAELNAAIQEEFPAPRTHAHRLRRWLLSRSPALAKAADTLSNPVTTNPITAQRDVATVEPPG; encoded by the coding sequence ATGAGCGAGCAGGTCGCAAAACCGTCGCGCCACCACATTTGGCGAATCACCCTGAGGACGCTTTCCAAGAGTTGGGACGACTCAATTTTCTCGGAGTCGGCCCAGGCTGGTTTTTGGTCGGCGTTGTCCCTGCCGCCGCTGCTGCTCGGGCTGCTCGGCACCTTGGCCTATGTGGCGCCGCTATTCGGCCCGGACATGCTGCCCAGCATCCTGCGCCAGCTGATCTCGACGGCGCACAGCGTGTTCTCCCGCAGCGTGGTCAACGAGATCATCGAGCCGACCGTGCGCGACATCGCCAACCACGCCCGCGGCGAGGTGGTGTCGCTGGGTTTCATCATCTCGTTGTGGGCGGGGTCATCGGCCATCTCGTCGTTCGTCGACTCCGTGGTCGAGGCGCACGACCAAACGCCGTTGCGCCACCCGGTGCGCCAGCGGCTCTTCGCGTTGTTCCTGTACGTGGTGGGGCTGGTGTTCGTGGTGGCGACGGCGCCGCTGGTGGTCCTGGGGCCGCGCAAGGTGGGTGAGCACATTCCGGTCAGCCTGGCCAACGTGCTGCGCTACGGCTACTACCCCGCGCTGATCCTCGTCCTGCTGTTCGGGGTGGTGATCTTGTACCGCGTGTCGTTGCCCGAGCCGCTTCCAACGCATCGGCTGATCTTCGGCGCGGCGCTGGCCACCACGGTGTTCGTGGTTGCCACCCTGGGCCTGCGGATCTACCTGCAGTGGATCACCAGTACGGGCTACACCTACGGCGCGCTGTCCACGCCGATCGCATTCCTGCTGTTCTCGTTCTTCGGGGGCTTCGCGATCATGATCGGCGCCGAACTCAATGCCGCCATCCAGGAGGAATTCCCCGCGCCCCGCACGCATGCGCACCGGCTGCGCAGATGGCTGCTGTCGCGCTCGCCCGCGCTGGCGAAGGCGGCGGACACGCTGTCCAATCCCGTGACGACGAATCCCATCACCGCGCAACGCGACGTTGCAACGGTCGAACCGCCCGGCTGA
- a CDS encoding DUF7455 domain-containing protein has product MNATLTSPELTRADRCDRCGAAARVRAKLPSGLELLFCQHHANEHEAKLTELDAVLEFSES; this is encoded by the coding sequence ATGAATGCAACTCTGACGAGTCCCGAACTGACCAGAGCCGACCGCTGCGACCGCTGCGGCGCGGCAGCTCGAGTACGCGCCAAGCTGCCTTCCGGACTAGAGCTTCTCTTCTGCCAGCATCACGCCAACGAGCACGAGGCGAAGCTGACCGAGCTGGACGCCGTGCTGGAGTTCAGCGAAAGCTAA
- a CDS encoding DUF952 domain-containing protein, protein MTFVPDFLVHLCGTEQWAQAREQGGIRPDAAGGAAFIHLSAPEQVHLPANRLYRGRRDLILLHIDPAGLTAPVRWEPGVSTDPASMLFPHLYGPLPVTAVVRVTAYPPADDGTFPPLAGEEAGEST, encoded by the coding sequence GTGACCTTCGTTCCTGACTTCCTGGTGCACCTGTGCGGAACCGAGCAGTGGGCGCAGGCCCGTGAGCAGGGCGGCATACGCCCGGACGCCGCCGGCGGTGCGGCCTTCATCCATCTGTCGGCCCCCGAGCAGGTGCACCTGCCGGCCAACCGGCTCTACCGCGGGCGTCGCGACCTGATCCTGTTGCACATCGACCCGGCCGGGCTGACCGCGCCGGTGCGGTGGGAGCCAGGGGTATCAACCGATCCGGCGTCGATGTTGTTCCCGCACCTGTACGGTCCGCTGCCGGTGACCGCTGTGGTCCGGGTCACCGCCTACCCGCCGGCCGACGATGGCACCTTCCCGCCGCTCGCCGGCGAAGAGGCCGGGGAGTCGACGTAG
- a CDS encoding RidA family protein, translated as MSTNRKLVAGESAYESVVGYSRAVRVGPQVSVAGTTGVGPPGDIAAQTRDALRRIEIALHEAGAALTDVVRTRIYVTDISRWREVGAVHEGVFGAIRPAATMVEVSALIAPELLVEIEVDAYVDSPASSPASGGKVPSSAGG; from the coding sequence ATGTCAACCAACCGCAAACTGGTCGCCGGCGAATCCGCCTACGAATCGGTGGTCGGTTACTCGCGCGCGGTGCGGGTAGGTCCGCAGGTGTCGGTGGCCGGGACAACCGGAGTCGGGCCGCCCGGCGATATCGCCGCTCAGACACGAGATGCTCTGCGCCGCATCGAGATTGCGTTGCATGAGGCGGGCGCCGCGCTCACCGACGTGGTGCGCACCCGCATCTACGTCACCGACATCTCGCGCTGGCGCGAGGTAGGAGCGGTGCACGAGGGGGTCTTCGGTGCGATACGCCCCGCAGCCACCATGGTCGAAGTCTCGGCGCTGATCGCACCCGAGCTTCTGGTGGAGATCGAGGTTGACGCCTACGTCGACTCCCCGGCCTCTTCGCCGGCGAGCGGCGGGAAGGTGCCATCGTCGGCCGGCGGGTAG
- a CDS encoding RNA polymerase sigma factor, whose product MAATKASPATDGPVKRTATKSSSSPAKRPAAKAANGSAPAKRAAKAASPSTKSEADAAEPKKGRAATKGADAKAPTARGTKAAKGGPADSEALDSDGAVEDLDAEPDLEGEPGDDLEIDTDLSLDDLEDDVASEGDDPDEGAGEESEESDGVAQAAAKPAKASAPAPEDDEEIAEPSEKDKASGDFVWDEDESEALRQARKDAELTASADSVRAYLKQIGKVALLNAEEEVELAKRIEAGLYATQLMTELTERGDKLPAAQRRDMMWICRDGDRAKNHLLEANLRLVVSLAKRYTGRGMAFLDLIQEGNLGLIRAVEKFDYTKGYKFSTYATWWIRQAITRAMADQARTIRIPVHMVEVINKLGRIQRELLQDLGREPTPEELAKEMDITPEKVLEIQQYAREPISLDQTIGDEGDSQLGDFIEDSEAVVAVDAVSFTLLQDQLQSVLETLSEREAGVVRLRFGLTDGQPRTLDEIGQVYGVTRERIRQIESKTMSKLRHPSRSQVLRDYLD is encoded by the coding sequence GTGGCAGCGACCAAAGCAAGCCCGGCAACGGATGGGCCGGTGAAACGCACCGCCACGAAGTCTTCGTCCTCCCCCGCCAAACGGCCGGCGGCCAAGGCCGCGAACGGCTCAGCACCCGCGAAGCGGGCCGCCAAGGCAGCATCGCCGTCCACCAAGTCCGAGGCCGACGCCGCCGAGCCCAAGAAGGGCCGCGCCGCGACCAAGGGCGCCGACGCCAAGGCGCCGACGGCGCGTGGAACCAAGGCGGCCAAGGGCGGCCCGGCCGATTCCGAGGCCCTCGATTCCGACGGTGCCGTCGAGGATCTGGACGCCGAACCCGACCTCGAGGGCGAGCCCGGCGACGACCTCGAGATCGACACCGACCTCAGCCTCGACGACCTCGAGGACGACGTAGCGTCCGAGGGCGACGACCCCGACGAGGGCGCGGGCGAAGAGTCCGAAGAGAGCGACGGCGTGGCACAGGCTGCGGCCAAGCCCGCCAAGGCCAGCGCGCCCGCGCCGGAGGACGACGAGGAGATCGCCGAACCCAGCGAGAAGGACAAGGCCTCCGGCGATTTCGTGTGGGACGAAGACGAGTCCGAGGCGCTGCGCCAGGCCCGCAAGGACGCCGAGCTGACCGCCTCGGCCGACTCGGTTCGCGCCTACCTCAAGCAGATCGGTAAGGTCGCGCTGCTCAACGCCGAGGAAGAGGTCGAGCTGGCGAAGCGGATCGAGGCCGGCCTGTACGCCACGCAGCTGATGACCGAGCTGACCGAGCGCGGCGACAAACTGCCCGCCGCGCAGCGCCGCGACATGATGTGGATCTGCCGCGACGGCGACCGCGCGAAGAACCATTTGCTGGAAGCCAACCTGCGTCTGGTGGTCTCGCTGGCCAAGCGCTACACCGGCCGCGGCATGGCGTTCCTGGACCTCATCCAGGAGGGCAACCTGGGCCTGATCCGCGCGGTCGAGAAGTTCGACTACACCAAGGGCTACAAGTTCTCCACCTACGCGACGTGGTGGATCCGCCAGGCCATCACCCGCGCCATGGCCGACCAGGCCCGCACCATCCGCATCCCGGTGCACATGGTCGAGGTGATCAACAAGCTGGGCCGTATCCAGCGCGAGCTGCTGCAGGACCTGGGCCGCGAGCCCACGCCCGAGGAGCTGGCCAAGGAAATGGACATCACGCCCGAAAAGGTGCTGGAGATCCAGCAATACGCCCGCGAGCCGATCTCGCTGGACCAGACCATCGGCGACGAGGGCGACAGCCAGCTGGGTGACTTCATCGAGGACAGCGAGGCCGTGGTGGCCGTCGACGCGGTGTCGTTCACCTTGCTGCAGGATCAGCTGCAGTCGGTGCTGGAAACCCTCTCCGAGCGCGAGGCGGGCGTGGTACGGCTGCGTTTCGGTCTCACCGACGGCCAGCCCCGCACCCTGGACGAAATCGGGCAGGTTTACGGCGTGACCCGCGAACGCATCCGTCAGATCGAGTCCAAGACGATGTCGAAGCTGCGCCACCCCAGCCGCTCCCAGGTGTTGCGCGACTACCTCGACTAG